The Clostridium sp. AWRP genome has a window encoding:
- a CDS encoding DUF4352 domain-containing protein, with protein sequence MENKNMTKCKACGADIAKGAKKCPHCGKDQRNFFMQHKILSIIGILIIIGIIGVATGGNKNQGTKVGESTSANSQAQKEESKKNETKTFKVGDVVQLKDYKITVNKVYNVSETDMDKPKDGNEFIAVDCTVENISKEQKTVSSIAMFKVVDKDGRQCEYSLTGQSAANAGQLDGDVGAGRKITGVYVVEVPKGTTGLELEFDASLISSGQVIVKLN encoded by the coding sequence TTGGAAAATAAAAATATGACAAAGTGCAAAGCTTGTGGAGCTGATATTGCAAAAGGTGCTAAAAAATGTCCACATTGTGGCAAAGACCAGAGAAATTTTTTCATGCAACATAAAATTCTTAGTATTATTGGGATATTAATTATTATTGGGATTATAGGCGTTGCTACGGGTGGTAATAAAAATCAGGGAACTAAAGTAGGCGAAAGTACTAGTGCCAATAGTCAAGCACAAAAAGAAGAATCTAAAAAGAATGAAACGAAAACATTTAAAGTTGGAGATGTGGTACAGTTAAAAGATTACAAAATAACTGTTAATAAAGTATATAATGTTTCAGAGACTGACATGGATAAGCCTAAAGATGGAAATGAATTTATTGCTGTAGATTGTACTGTAGAAAACATATCTAAAGAACAGAAAACAGTATCATCAATTGCAATGTTTAAAGTAGTAGATAAAGATGGAAGGCAGTGTGAATATTCTTTAACAGGACAAAGCGCTGCTAATGCTGGACAATTAGATGGTGATGTTGGAGCTGGCAGAAAAATAACAGGCGTATATGTAGTTGAGGTCCCTAAAGGTACGACGGGATTGGAGCTGGAATTTGATGCTTCTTTAATTAGTTCTGGACAAGTTATTGTCAAACTTAATTAA
- a CDS encoding trypsin-like peptidase domain-containing protein, which produces MNDDNIKDANWENVKDDEAKIKFVNSKKRSNIKKIASLFCVILVAAVSGGISGAYVINKKQTSKIYTPDNRMLVEPNQDKSEVKDKSENTKESSITEVAETVGPAVVGISNKAEGYFGLQDAGSGSGVIIDSNGYIVTNYHVVQGADKITVKLSSNKILNASVLGTDQRSDLAVIKVDAKNLPVVRFGDSSKVKVGDTAIAIGNSLGDKFAGSVTAGIISALNRKIEYNGSIYKVIQTDAAINPGNSGGPLCDLQGNVIGINSLKIGANLNAEGMGFAIDINEAKNIIKSLMNSGKVSRPYLGISGESVVSEDDKIQGVYIEQVEKNSGAGVAGIKPTDIIMQVDGKKVRDVSDIEEVIESHKIGEKVEAEIWRDGKTIKVEVVLSELKENK; this is translated from the coding sequence ATGAATGATGATAACATAAAAGATGCTAATTGGGAAAATGTAAAAGATGATGAGGCAAAAATAAAGTTTGTAAATAGTAAGAAAAGGTCAAACATAAAAAAAATAGCTAGTTTGTTTTGTGTTATACTAGTAGCTGCAGTTTCTGGAGGTATATCTGGAGCATATGTAATTAATAAAAAACAGACTTCTAAAATTTATACACCTGATAATCGAATGTTAGTTGAACCAAACCAAGATAAAAGTGAAGTAAAAGATAAATCTGAAAACACGAAAGAAAGTTCTATAACAGAAGTAGCTGAGACTGTTGGACCTGCAGTAGTAGGAATAAGTAATAAAGCAGAAGGGTATTTTGGATTGCAGGATGCAGGAAGTGGATCGGGGGTAATAATTGATTCCAATGGATATATAGTTACTAATTATCATGTAGTGCAGGGAGCGGATAAAATTACTGTTAAGCTTTCAAGTAATAAGATATTAAATGCTTCTGTATTAGGAACAGATCAAAGATCCGATTTAGCTGTAATAAAAGTGGATGCAAAAAACCTTCCCGTAGTTAGATTTGGAGATTCTTCGAAAGTGAAGGTTGGGGACACTGCAATTGCCATAGGAAATTCATTAGGAGACAAATTTGCAGGATCTGTTACTGCAGGAATAATAAGTGCATTAAATAGGAAGATAGAGTACAATGGATCAATATATAAAGTTATTCAGACAGATGCAGCTATAAATCCAGGAAACAGCGGTGGACCTCTTTGTGATTTACAAGGTAATGTTATAGGTATAAATAGTTTAAAAATAGGTGCTAATTTAAATGCAGAGGGGATGGGTTTTGCTATAGACATAAATGAAGCAAAGAATATAATAAAATCTCTTATGAATAGTGGAAAAGTATCGAGGCCTTATCTAGGTATATCGGGAGAAAGTGTAGTGTCAGAGGATGATAAAATTCAAGGAGTTTATATTGAACAGGTAGAAAAAAATAGTGGGGCTGGTGTTGCTGGTATAAAGCCTACGGATATAATAATGCAGGTAGATGGTAAAAAGGTAAGAGATGTATCAGATATAGAAGAAGTAATAGAAAGTCATAAAATTGGAGAAAAGGTTGAGGCTGAAATTTGGAGAGATGGAAAGACTATAAAAGTGGAAGTAGTTCTCTCTGAATTAAAGGAAAATAAATAA
- the pth gene encoding aminoacyl-tRNA hydrolase — MFLIVGLGNIGTKYQHTRHNIGFDAVDLISSKYNIPINREKFKGTYGEGIISDNRVMLLKPGTYMNLSGESVIEAANFFKIKSSNIIIIYDDIDLEVGRIRIRKHGSAGGHNGIKSVIANLGTDVFPRIKIGIGQPKGDLVSHVLGKFDKNERNDIEKVLETSVGVLECLINCGVEEAMNKFNGLKISSDF; from the coding sequence ATGTTTTTAATAGTTGGATTAGGAAATATAGGAACTAAGTATCAGCATACAAGACACAATATAGGGTTTGATGCTGTAGATTTAATAAGTAGTAAGTATAATATTCCTATAAATAGGGAAAAATTTAAAGGAACCTATGGAGAAGGTATAATATCAGATAATAGAGTAATGTTATTAAAACCGGGTACTTATATGAATTTGAGTGGAGAAAGTGTAATAGAGGCTGCAAATTTTTTTAAAATAAAAAGCAGTAATATAATAATTATATATGATGATATAGATCTTGAAGTTGGAAGGATTAGAATAAGAAAACATGGAAGTGCTGGAGGACATAATGGAATAAAGAGCGTAATAGCAAATTTAGGTACAGATGTATTCCCAAGAATAAAAATAGGGATTGGACAGCCTAAAGGGGATCTTGTATCTCATGTTTTGGGAAAATTTGACAAAAATGAAAGAAATGATATAGAAAAAGTTTTAGAAACTAGCGTGGGCGTATTGGAATGTCTCATAAATTGTGGAGTAGAAGAAGCTATGAATAAGTTCAATGGATTAAAAATATCAAGTGATTTTTAG
- the glmU gene encoding bifunctional UDP-N-acetylglucosamine diphosphorylase/glucosamine-1-phosphate N-acetyltransferase GlmU has product MYNCAIILAAGEGKRMKSSNPKVLHRVCGREMVNIVIDTVKKAQIENIDVVIGKGSDEVKKHTESRNVSYSFQEKQLGTGNAVLCSASFLKDKKGTVAVFTGDAPLIKEDTIKKMLSFHNEGGYKATILTSLVKDPSGYGRIIREKSGEVSKIVEHKDCSQEELRVNEINSGMYCFDIESLTESLDKIHNDNAQGEYYLTDVIEILKGQEKKVGALPIPFEETMGVNSRVQLSEAERIMRKRINTKHMENGVTLIDVDNTYIELDVKIGKDTIVYPGNVLQGNTVVGENCTLYPNSRIQNSVIQNNVTIQSSVILDSTIGESTTVGPFAYIRPESTIGKSVRIGDFVEVKKSTIGDKTKVSHLTYIGDAEVGSGCNFGCGTVVVNYDGKKKNKTLIGNNSFIGCNTNLISPVKVNDDTYIAAGSTITDEVPEGALAVARARQINKENWVYKKGLKK; this is encoded by the coding sequence ATGTATAATTGTGCTATAATATTGGCGGCTGGAGAAGGAAAAAGGATGAAGTCATCTAATCCTAAAGTACTTCATAGGGTTTGCGGAAGAGAAATGGTTAATATAGTTATTGATACTGTAAAGAAAGCACAAATAGAAAATATAGATGTGGTAATTGGCAAAGGTTCAGATGAGGTAAAAAAACATACTGAAAGTAGGAATGTAAGTTATTCTTTTCAGGAAAAGCAATTGGGTACAGGAAATGCGGTTTTATGTTCGGCAAGCTTTTTAAAGGATAAAAAGGGAACTGTAGCTGTATTTACAGGAGATGCGCCTTTAATAAAAGAGGATACTATAAAAAAGATGCTAAGTTTTCATAATGAAGGTGGATATAAAGCTACTATACTAACTTCTTTGGTGAAAGATCCTTCTGGATATGGAAGAATTATTAGAGAAAAAAGTGGAGAAGTATCTAAAATAGTTGAGCATAAAGATTGTTCACAGGAAGAACTTAGAGTAAATGAAATAAATTCAGGAATGTACTGTTTTGACATAGAGAGTTTAACGGAAAGCCTAGATAAAATACATAATGATAATGCTCAAGGCGAATATTATCTGACTGATGTTATAGAAATATTGAAAGGTCAAGAAAAAAAGGTTGGGGCATTACCAATTCCATTTGAGGAAACTATGGGAGTTAATTCAAGGGTTCAGCTTTCAGAAGCTGAAAGAATTATGAGAAAAAGAATAAATACAAAACATATGGAAAATGGTGTTACGCTTATTGATGTTGATAATACTTACATAGAGTTAGACGTTAAAATAGGTAAAGATACTATAGTGTATCCTGGAAATGTACTTCAAGGTAATACTGTAGTGGGCGAAAATTGTACATTGTATCCTAATTCTAGAATACAAAATAGTGTAATACAAAATAATGTAACAATTCAAAGTTCAGTAATACTAGATAGTACTATAGGGGAAAGTACTACTGTAGGACCTTTTGCATACATAAGGCCTGAAAGTACAATAGGTAAGTCTGTAAGAATAGGTGATTTTGTGGAAGTAAAGAAGTCAACTATAGGGGATAAGACAAAAGTGTCTCATTTGACATATATAGGAGATGCGGAAGTTGGAAGTGGATGCAATTTTGGATGTGGAACTGTTGTAGTAAATTATGATGGAAAGAAAAAGAATAAGACGTTAATTGGAAACAATTCATTTATAGGATGTAATACAAATTTGATCTCTCCAGTTAAGGTTAACGACGATACTTATATAGCAGCAGGTTCTACAATAACAGATGAAGTTCCAGAAGGAGCATTAGCAGTAGCTAGGGCTCGACAAATAAATAAAGAAAATTGGGTATATAAAAAAGGATTAAAGAAATAA
- the purR gene encoding pur operon repressor produces the protein MQKFSRNQRIAAVTKILLENPNKIMGLNNFTEMFNTAKSTVSEDIVVVKDTLNKLDMGKINTVSGAAGGIKYVCGMSNEKKREFAEKLCIILKDRERIIPGNFLYMTDIMFNPKIIYTAGLILASIFIEKDIDYVVTVETKGIPLAYEVARMLGVQLVVVRRETKFTEGSTLTINYVSGSTGRIQNMSLSKKALKKGSKCIFIDDFMKAGGTAKGIVDLLKEFESELLGIGILIDNIEISNKLVKDYVSLVDFKGIDENGNAILFPSEMFN, from the coding sequence ATGCAAAAGTTTAGTAGAAATCAGAGAATAGCTGCAGTAACAAAAATTTTACTTGAAAATCCTAATAAAATAATGGGTTTGAATAACTTCACAGAAATGTTTAACACTGCAAAATCTACTGTAAGTGAGGATATTGTAGTAGTGAAGGATACTTTAAATAAATTGGATATGGGGAAAATAAATACTGTATCAGGAGCAGCAGGTGGAATTAAATATGTATGTGGCATGTCAAATGAAAAGAAAAGGGAATTTGCTGAAAAATTATGTATTATTTTGAAAGATAGAGAAAGAATAATACCAGGGAATTTTTTATATATGACAGATATAATGTTTAACCCTAAGATAATATACACTGCTGGATTGATATTGGCATCTATTTTTATAGAAAAGGATATTGATTATGTAGTTACTGTTGAGACAAAGGGAATTCCGCTAGCTTATGAAGTAGCGAGGATGCTGGGAGTTCAACTTGTAGTTGTAAGAAGGGAAACAAAATTTACTGAAGGCTCTACTTTAACTATAAATTATGTATCAGGTTCTACAGGAAGAATTCAAAATATGTCTTTGTCTAAGAAAGCATTGAAGAAGGGAAGCAAGTGTATTTTTATTGATGACTTTATGAAGGCAGGAGGAACTGCTAAAGGTATAGTAGATCTTTTGAAGGAATTTGAAAGTGAACTTTTAGGAATAGGAATTTTAATAGACAATATAGAAATATCTAACAAATTAGTTAAAGACTATGTGTCACTAGTTGATTTTAAAGGCATTGATGAAAATGGAAATGCAATTCTATTTCCTTCTGAAATGTTTAACTAA
- a CDS encoding ribose-phosphate diphosphokinase — MITHGKNIKIFAGNSHPELARQIADILGTKVGDSKVSTFSDGEISVDINETVRGMDVFIVQSTNDPVNDNLMELLIMIDAFKRASAGRITAVMPYYGYARQDRKAKARDPITAKLVADILTAAGADRVLTMDLHAAQIQGYFNIPLDHLLGAPILAKYFIQKEFDKRDDIVVVSPDLGSVTRARKFADKLNASIAIIDKRRPKANVSEVMNIIGDIEGKTVILVDDMIDTAGTITNGANALMKRGAKEVYACCTHAVLSGPAIERIKDSVIKELIMLNTISLPDSKMLDKFKILSIAPVFAEAIKRIYEDVSVSKLFED, encoded by the coding sequence ATGATAACCCATGGTAAGAATATTAAAATTTTTGCAGGCAATTCTCATCCTGAATTAGCTAGGCAAATAGCGGATATTTTGGGAACTAAAGTTGGAGATTCTAAAGTTTCTACTTTTAGTGATGGAGAAATATCTGTAGATATTAATGAGACAGTTAGAGGAATGGACGTATTTATAGTTCAATCAACAAATGACCCTGTAAATGATAATTTGATGGAGCTTTTAATTATGATTGATGCATTTAAAAGAGCATCAGCAGGGAGAATAACTGCAGTAATGCCTTATTACGGATATGCTAGACAGGACAGAAAAGCTAAGGCAAGAGATCCAATTACAGCAAAACTTGTAGCAGATATATTAACTGCTGCTGGGGCAGACAGAGTACTTACAATGGATTTACATGCAGCACAAATTCAAGGCTATTTCAATATACCTTTAGATCATCTTTTGGGAGCACCTATTCTTGCAAAGTATTTTATACAAAAGGAATTTGATAAGAGAGATGATATAGTTGTAGTTTCACCAGATCTTGGAAGTGTAACAAGAGCAAGAAAATTTGCCGACAAGTTAAATGCAAGCATAGCTATTATTGACAAGAGAAGACCAAAAGCTAATGTATCAGAAGTAATGAATATAATTGGAGACATAGAAGGAAAAACAGTTATATTAGTGGATGACATGATAGATACAGCTGGAACAATAACAAATGGTGCTAATGCTCTTATGAAACGTGGAGCAAAAGAAGTTTATGCTTGCTGCACACATGCAGTATTATCAGGGCCAGCAATAGAGAGAATAAAAGATTCTGTTATAAAAGAACTAATAATGTTGAATACTATAAGTTTACCTGACAGCAAAATGCTGGATAAATTTAAGATACTATCTATAGCTCCAGTGTTTGCGGAAGCTATAAAAAGAATATATGAAGATGTTTCTGTAAGTAAATTATTTGAGGATTAG
- a CDS encoding transposase — protein MSHLSADYCSSWSFPKIKIHVKAVPLSGQTAHALSETHGIKILHTTIANYTVTYASVIKPFTDTFDYKPSKILSADETYIKVKGIKHYVWIVMDAYKKSILGYQVSNTSSVGPCILAMHMAF, from the coding sequence ATGAGTCACTTGTCTGCGGATTACTGCAGTTCCTGGAGTTTTCCCAAAATTAAAATTCACGTCAAAGCTGTCCCGCTAAGTGGACAAACTGCCCATGCTTTATCAGAAACACATGGCATAAAGATTTTACACACAACGATTGCTAATTATACTGTGACTTATGCCTCAGTTATTAAACCTTTTACAGATACTTTTGACTATAAACCTTCTAAAATTCTTTCTGCTGATGAAACTTATATCAAGGTTAAAGGCATAAAACACTACGTTTGGATTGTCATGGATGCCTATAAAAAGTCTATTCTTGGCTACCAGGTGTCCAATACTAGTTCTGTAGGTCCTTGTATTCTAGCCATGCATATGGCTTTTTAA
- a CDS encoding HAMP domain-containing sensor histidine kinase: protein MKKGLFSKLMVAFTGIIIVSFVMTSGFLSYWFESYYFQQRKVEMLRESQLIEYKAIQYLNGNLTSDNINETLSYIGKYLSADIWLVDNYGYIYSVSKSEHKKLIATSRQIVTKDLQDLRENKTVNKIQNYPGIFTTPVHTFEIPIFSNGVFRGAIMMHTSISELKSPLKRVYEIIWISAVLAIIICCIVIYYLSQKIIINPLKKINYAADKISKGEVEKRVHIESKDEIGELAKSFNIMADSLEKVEKHRREFISNVSHEIRSPITSIKGFIGGMIDGVIPAEKQNYYLSVTYSEIQRLTRLVNDLLDLSAIEAGEFKLRIEEVDINEIIRLCVIKFETKINNKKLKVDVLLEDNKLYVAADKDRINQVVTNLVDNAIKYSDIGGNIKVSTKVKGEKAVVSVYNDGSGIPESDLKHIWDRFYKVDKSRTSKVSTGLGLSIVRSILTQLGEDIWAENKEPKGIMFTFTLKRV, encoded by the coding sequence ATGAAAAAGGGGTTATTTTCAAAACTTATGGTTGCATTTACTGGAATCATTATAGTTAGTTTTGTAATGACATCAGGTTTTTTATCCTATTGGTTTGAAAGTTATTATTTTCAACAGAGAAAAGTAGAAATGCTTAGAGAATCTCAGCTTATAGAATATAAAGCTATACAGTATTTAAATGGGAATTTGACTTCAGATAATATAAATGAAACTTTAAGTTACATAGGAAAGTATTTATCAGCAGATATATGGCTAGTTGATAATTATGGATACATCTATTCTGTATCAAAAAGCGAGCATAAAAAACTGATAGCTACTTCTAGGCAAATAGTTACTAAAGATTTACAAGACCTTAGAGAGAATAAAACAGTTAATAAGATACAAAATTACCCAGGTATATTTACAACTCCAGTTCACACATTTGAAATACCTATTTTTTCAAATGGAGTTTTTAGAGGTGCTATAATGATGCATACTTCTATAAGTGAATTAAAGAGTCCTCTAAAGAGAGTGTATGAAATTATATGGATATCAGCTGTTTTGGCCATTATAATATGCTGTATTGTAATTTACTATTTATCACAAAAAATAATAATAAATCCCCTTAAAAAAATAAATTATGCAGCAGACAAGATATCCAAAGGAGAAGTTGAAAAGAGAGTTCATATAGAATCCAAAGATGAAATTGGAGAACTTGCGAAATCCTTTAACATTATGGCAGATTCATTAGAAAAAGTAGAAAAGCATAGAAGAGAGTTTATATCCAATGTGTCTCATGAAATAAGGTCTCCAATAACTTCTATAAAAGGATTTATTGGGGGAATGATTGATGGGGTTATTCCAGCAGAAAAACAGAACTATTATCTGTCAGTTACTTATTCAGAGATACAAAGACTTACGAGGCTTGTAAATGATCTTTTGGATTTATCTGCAATTGAAGCCGGTGAATTTAAACTTAGAATAGAAGAAGTTGATATAAATGAGATTATAAGACTATGTGTTATAAAATTTGAAACTAAAATAAATAATAAGAAACTAAAAGTAGATGTATTGCTGGAAGATAATAAGTTGTATGTAGCTGCAGATAAAGACAGGATAAATCAAGTGGTTACAAATTTAGTGGATAATGCTATAAAATATTCAGATATTGGTGGAAATATAAAAGTTTCAACTAAGGTTAAAGGTGAAAAGGCAGTTGTATCTGTTTATAATGATGGATCAGGTATACCGGAGTCAGATTTAAAACATATATGGGATAGGTTTTACAAGGTGGACAAATCTAGAACTTCAAAAGTGAGTACAGGGCTTGGACTTTCTATTGTAAGAAGTATACTTACTCAATTAGGTGAAGATATATGGGCTGAAAATAAGGAACCTAAGGGAATTATGTTTACTTTCACTTTAAAGAGGGTTTAA
- the spoVG gene encoding septation regulator SpoVG: MQITDVRVRKIAAEGKMKAIVSVTFDNEFVVHDIKVIEGQNGLFIAMPSRKTPDGEFKDIAHPINTQTREKIQKAILDEYEKVKSEETVTEEKVKE; encoded by the coding sequence ATGCAAATTACAGACGTTAGGGTAAGAAAAATTGCAGCAGAGGGTAAGATGAAAGCTATTGTTTCAGTAACCTTTGATAACGAATTCGTAGTTCACGATATAAAAGTTATAGAAGGTCAAAATGGTCTTTTTATAGCAATGCCAAGTAGAAAGACTCCTGATGGAGAGTTTAAAGACATTGCTCACCCTATAAATACTCAAACAAGGGAGAAGATACAAAAGGCAATTCTTGATGAGTATGAAAAAGTAAAAAGTGAAGAAACTGTTACCGAAGAAAAGGTTAAGGAATAA
- a CDS encoding DNA-binding protein yields the protein MDRDELIKLIKDNTMDSSEVVEYLGISKQRLSDMNRQGKLIAIKKGIYLREDVEKRKLEQSDLRKKYYKR from the coding sequence ATGGATCGTGATGAGCTTATAAAATTAATTAAAGATAATACTATGGATTCAAGTGAAGTTGTAGAATACTTAGGTATAAGTAAACAACGTCTTTCTGATATGAATAGACAAGGGAAATTAATAGCAATAAAAAAGGGAATTTACTTAAGAGAAGACGTTGAGAAAAGAAAATTAGAGCAAAGTGACCTTAGAAAAAAATATTATAAAAGATAA
- a CDS encoding response regulator transcription factor — MEGSIGKILIVDDDENICEVIKMYVESAGYETKVVNDGKTAETMFLEYKPDLVLLDIMLPNIDGIDVLKWIRKEYETPVIMLTAKGETFDKVLGLELGADDYIVKPFEAKEMLARIKAVLRRYSVDNENKEVLKFNQLTIDINSYTVVYKDDEIKMPPKEFELLHYLASNKNRVFTREQLLCEVWGYDYPGDSRTVDVHVKRLREKLQGGTNWQIETVWGVGYKFEVK, encoded by the coding sequence ATGGAAGGGTCTATAGGTAAAATTTTAATAGTAGATGATGATGAAAATATATGTGAAGTAATAAAAATGTACGTAGAAAGTGCAGGATATGAGACAAAGGTTGTTAATGATGGTAAGACAGCAGAAACTATGTTCTTAGAATATAAACCGGATTTAGTGCTTTTAGATATAATGCTTCCAAATATAGATGGAATAGATGTACTTAAATGGATAAGAAAAGAATATGAGACACCTGTAATTATGCTTACGGCAAAAGGAGAAACTTTTGATAAGGTTTTAGGTCTTGAATTGGGAGCAGATGACTATATAGTTAAACCTTTTGAGGCCAAGGAAATGCTAGCTAGAATTAAGGCGGTACTTAGAAGGTATAGTGTGGATAACGAAAACAAGGAAGTACTAAAGTTTAATCAACTAACTATTGATATAAATTCATATACAGTAGTTTATAAAGATGATGAAATAAAAATGCCGCCTAAGGAGTTTGAATTACTACATTATCTTGCAAGTAATAAAAACAGAGTATTTACTAGAGAACAACTTTTATGTGAAGTTTGGGGTTACGATTATCCAGGAGATTCTAGAACTGTAGATGTACATGTTAAGAGATTAAGGGAAAAGCTTCAAGGAGGAACAAATTGGCAAATAGAAACTGTGTGGGGTGTAGGATATAAATTTGAGGTGAAGTAA
- a CDS encoding CPBP family intramembrane glutamic endopeptidase, giving the protein MSKRETLEYKASSLDGYYKLLFKMIPVAVAINPIMCLAQCFGEEFAWRGYLLPKLCKIFSPWKATLLTGVIGIIGFVVLAIICFIRIYKDKNIAKQSF; this is encoded by the coding sequence ATGAGTAAAAGAGAAACATTAGAATATAAAGCATCATCATTAGATGGATATTACAAACTTCTTTTTAAAATGATTCCAGTTGCAGTGGCGATAAATCCCATAATGTGTCTTGCTCAATGCTTTGGTGAAGAATTTGCCTGGCGAGGTTACTTACTTCCTAAGTTATGTAAAATTTTTTCACCCTGGAAAGCGACCTTATTAACAGGCGTTATTGGAATCATTGGTTTTGTAGTGTTAGCTATAATTTGTTTTATTAGGATATATAAAGATAAAAACATTGCGAAACAATCTTTTTAA
- the murC gene encoding UDP-N-acetylmuramate--L-alanine ligase, which translates to MSFDFIKNKRVHFIGIGGVSMSALAEILIEKGSKVSGSDIKTSPAIEKLESKGATIYIGQISENIKPDIDLVIYTAAIQKNNEEFLKAKALNIPLMSRAELLGHIMKGHKYNIAVAGTHGKTTTTSMLSCITLKADLDPTILVGGNLDNINGNVRIGNSPYFITEACEYKGSFLKFFPSIGVILNIDADHLDYYKDIDDIQNAFIKFANLIPKEGYLVCCADDVRMKNVISSVNCSVLTYGINTGDITAKNIRFDEKSCASFDIYKNDVKISSLHLNVPGKHNILNALASTAVSLILDISTDNIKMGLENFKGTHRRFELKGKKEGITVIDDYAHHPTEIKATLNAAINYPHKRIICVFQPHTFSRTISLFKKFTEAFDNVDELILANIYPAREKDTGKVSSAMLAKEIARRGIKCTNIPDFKSIVDYLKTDLKDGDLFLTVGAGDVFKVGEMYLSK; encoded by the coding sequence TTGTCATTTGATTTTATAAAAAATAAGAGAGTACATTTTATAGGTATAGGCGGAGTAAGCATGAGCGCTTTAGCTGAAATTTTAATAGAAAAGGGATCTAAAGTATCCGGTTCAGATATAAAAACTTCTCCTGCAATAGAAAAATTAGAATCCAAAGGAGCTACAATTTATATAGGACAAATCAGTGAAAATATAAAACCAGATATAGATTTAGTTATATATACTGCCGCAATCCAAAAAAATAATGAAGAATTTTTAAAAGCTAAAGCCTTGAACATTCCTCTAATGTCCAGAGCTGAGCTTTTAGGTCATATAATGAAGGGTCATAAGTATAATATAGCTGTAGCAGGTACCCATGGTAAAACCACAACTACATCCATGCTGTCATGTATTACACTTAAAGCCGATTTAGATCCTACAATATTAGTAGGAGGAAACTTGGACAATATAAATGGGAATGTAAGAATAGGAAACAGCCCTTATTTCATTACTGAAGCTTGTGAATACAAAGGATCTTTTCTGAAGTTTTTCCCATCCATAGGCGTAATTTTAAATATAGATGCTGATCATCTTGATTATTATAAAGACATAGACGATATACAAAATGCCTTTATAAAATTTGCAAATCTAATTCCAAAAGAAGGATACTTAGTTTGTTGTGCGGACGATGTAAGAATGAAAAATGTTATATCAAGCGTTAACTGCAGCGTATTAACTTATGGAATTAATACTGGTGACATTACAGCTAAAAATATACGTTTTGATGAAAAAAGTTGTGCATCCTTTGATATATATAAAAATGATGTTAAAATATCATCTTTACACTTGAATGTTCCAGGTAAACACAATATATTAAATGCACTGGCAAGTACAGCTGTATCTTTAATCTTAGATATATCCACTGATAACATAAAAATGGGATTGGAAAACTTTAAAGGTACTCACAGAAGATTTGAGTTGAAGGGTAAAAAGGAAGGCATAACAGTAATAGACGATTATGCTCATCATCCTACTGAGATAAAAGCAACTTTAAATGCTGCTATAAATTACCCTCATAAGAGAATAATTTGTGTATTTCAGCCCCATACTTTTTCACGAACTATAAGCTTATTTAAAAAATTTACTGAGGCTTTCGACAACGTAGATGAACTAATTTTAGCAAATATATATCCTGCAAGAGAAAAAGACACTGGCAAGGTAAGTTCTGCTATGTTAGCTAAAGAAATTGCAAGACGTGGTATAAAGTGCACTAATATTCCAGATTTTAAATCCATAGTAGATTATTTAAAAACTGATTTAAAAGATGGAGACCTCTTTCTAACTGTAGGTGCAGGAGATGTATTTAAAGTAGGAGAAATGTATTTAAGCAAATAA